One window of the Lusitaniella coriacea LEGE 07157 genome contains the following:
- a CDS encoding Npun_R2479 family HD domain-containing metalloprotein produces MFLSTNLLIDNLIKQLTDGYRRTYGGLKSEYAEIIAWAAGMALENIANSDALYHNVEHTIFVTLVGQEVLRGRHIQEGGVSCEDWLHFQISLLCHDIGYVRGVCQADRARKGLYATGVGNEMMHTPPGASDACMAPYHVDRGKLFVQERFGGHKLIDAEMLKENIELTRFPVPADEDHKDTENYPGLVRAADLIGQLSDPRYLQKIPALFYEFEEMGTNKILGYKTPGDLRTKYPSFYWNAVHPYLPTALTHLNVTQSGKQILANLYATVFRIEHEQDRKSAAA; encoded by the coding sequence ATGTTTCTGTCCACCAACCTTCTCATTGACAACTTAATCAAACAACTGACTGACGGCTACCGCCGAACCTATGGCGGTTTGAAATCCGAGTATGCAGAAATTATCGCTTGGGCGGCAGGGATGGCATTAGAGAACATTGCTAACAGCGATGCTCTTTATCACAACGTCGAACATACGATTTTTGTAACCCTCGTCGGTCAAGAAGTTCTCCGAGGTCGCCACATACAAGAAGGAGGGGTTAGTTGCGAAGACTGGTTACACTTTCAAATCTCTTTGCTTTGTCACGATATCGGGTACGTTCGGGGCGTGTGCCAAGCCGATCGCGCGCGGAAAGGATTGTATGCCACCGGAGTCGGCAATGAAATGATGCACACTCCCCCCGGCGCAAGCGATGCTTGTATGGCTCCCTATCACGTCGATCGCGGAAAATTATTCGTCCAGGAACGGTTTGGCGGTCACAAACTCATTGACGCTGAAATGCTAAAGGAAAATATCGAACTGACTCGATTTCCCGTTCCCGCCGATGAGGATCACAAGGACACAGAAAATTATCCCGGTTTGGTCAGAGCAGCCGATCTCATCGGTCAACTGAGCGATCCGCGCTATTTACAGAAAATTCCCGCGCTTTTCTACGAATTTGAAGAAATGGGAACCAACAAAATCTTGGGCTACAAAACCCCCGGAGATTTACGCACCAAATATCCCAGCTTTTATTGGAACGCCGTCCATCCCTACTTACCGACGGCATTGACGCACTTGAACGTCACGCAGTCAGGGAAGCAAATTTTAGCCAATCTCTACGCCACGGTTTTCCGCATCGAACACGAACAAGATCGTAAATCAGCCGCAGCGTAG
- a CDS encoding response regulator, translated as MRILIVEDDELVAQMLDRVLSEQHYTVDIAADGQAGWELVEACTYDLILLDVVLPRLDGIAFCQQLRSRGLSVPILLLTAQDNSTYKVEGLDAGADDYVTKPFDTQELLARVRALLRRGSTELPPILTWGNLKLDPSNCEVTHNHQGIPLTPKEYSLLELFLRNRHRIFSRGEILDRLWSLETFPGEDTVTSHIKGLRMKLKAANLLEDPIETIYGMGYRLKPPVTPMPQSKKTAHKANGKLEAIWQRVQEKSQTRLATIQRATQALSENHWDEDLRDAAAIAAHQLAGSLGVFNLDEGSRLAKEIERLLQGKKPIDRQQKQTLQTTVANLHACLQKAHPTDFSQPSTPKRPVLSIVTAESDRARVWMREAENWGLQGAIAENTTVVREGLNTNRPDGVLLDLSKGSASDSDLSLLEELNACKPPIPALVLTHQDSLRDRVKVARAGGRFFVENSLSPAQLLETVAQAIQRASRGTEATVMVVDDDLQILTTLAALLKPWGLKVVTLESPLDFLPVLEATAPDLLILDIEMPQVNGLELCQVARNDSRWAGLPILFLTAHTDAKIMKRVFEVGADDYVSKPIVEPELVTRILNRLERSRLLRNRSEIDPLTNLANRRKFSSTFNPLLQRAERYRQPCCLALLDVDGLDRINNQYGYSTGDRVLVRLGQLLQQLFPKEEIVARWGGAVFAVGMYGMTCQEGNRRVAELLDLLRRESFLPAQETPLAVTFSAGLVEYPRDGKDRSHLYRAAIQLLERAKIEGGERILAKDL; from the coding sequence ATGAGAATTCTGATTGTTGAAGATGATGAATTAGTCGCTCAAATGCTGGATAGGGTACTGAGCGAACAGCACTATACCGTGGATATTGCCGCCGACGGTCAAGCGGGATGGGAACTGGTGGAAGCCTGCACCTACGACTTGATTTTACTCGATGTGGTTTTGCCCAGACTCGATGGCATTGCCTTCTGTCAGCAATTGCGATCGCGCGGTTTAAGCGTCCCCATTCTCCTGTTAACCGCTCAAGATAACAGCACCTACAAAGTGGAAGGGTTGGATGCAGGAGCCGACGATTATGTGACCAAACCCTTTGACACCCAAGAATTGCTCGCTCGCGTTCGCGCGCTTCTGCGACGGGGAAGTACGGAATTGCCTCCCATTCTCACCTGGGGGAACCTCAAACTCGACCCCAGTAACTGCGAAGTCACCCACAACCATCAAGGGATTCCCTTAACCCCCAAAGAATACAGCCTGCTAGAACTCTTTCTGCGCAATCGCCACCGCATTTTCAGTCGAGGGGAAATTCTCGATCGCCTTTGGTCCCTAGAAACCTTCCCCGGAGAAGACACGGTAACCTCCCACATTAAAGGGTTACGAATGAAACTGAAGGCAGCAAACTTGTTGGAAGATCCTATCGAAACGATCTACGGCATGGGATATCGCCTCAAACCCCCAGTTACCCCAATGCCTCAGAGCAAAAAAACCGCTCATAAAGCCAACGGGAAGCTCGAAGCCATTTGGCAGCGCGTCCAAGAAAAATCCCAAACTCGCCTCGCAACGATCCAACGAGCAACCCAAGCACTCTCAGAAAATCATTGGGATGAGGACTTGCGAGATGCCGCCGCGATCGCGGCGCATCAATTAGCGGGGTCTTTAGGGGTCTTCAATCTCGATGAAGGTTCTCGCCTTGCCAAAGAAATCGAACGCCTCTTGCAGGGAAAAAAACCGATCGACCGCCAACAAAAGCAAACTCTCCAAACCACAGTTGCTAACCTACACGCCTGCTTGCAGAAAGCACATCCCACAGACTTTTCGCAACCCTCCACCCCAAAACGCCCCGTGCTATCGATTGTCACCGCAGAGTCAGATCGGGCAAGGGTTTGGATGCGGGAGGCAGAAAATTGGGGCTTGCAGGGCGCGATCGCAGAAAATACAACTGTTGTCCGAGAAGGGTTAAATACAAACCGTCCCGATGGCGTGTTGCTCGATCTCTCGAAAGGCAGCGCGAGCGATAGCGATCTGAGTTTGCTAGAAGAACTCAATGCTTGCAAACCCCCGATTCCCGCCTTGGTTCTCACCCATCAAGATAGCCTGCGCGATCGCGTCAAAGTCGCTCGTGCGGGAGGGCGATTTTTCGTGGAAAATTCTCTCTCTCCCGCTCAACTCCTAGAAACTGTTGCCCAAGCGATCCAACGCGCGTCCCGCGGTACAGAAGCAACGGTGATGGTTGTCGATGACGACCTCCAGATCCTCACAACCCTAGCCGCACTCCTGAAACCTTGGGGTCTGAAAGTTGTCACCCTAGAAAGCCCCCTCGACTTTTTACCCGTCCTGGAAGCAACCGCACCAGATTTATTGATTTTGGATATAGAAATGCCCCAGGTCAACGGTCTTGAATTGTGCCAAGTTGCTCGCAATGACTCGCGGTGGGCGGGATTGCCAATTTTGTTTCTCACCGCTCACACCGATGCAAAAATCATGAAGCGCGTCTTTGAAGTCGGAGCAGATGATTATGTCAGCAAACCCATTGTCGAACCAGAACTCGTGACTCGCATTCTCAATCGCTTGGAGCGATCGCGCCTCCTGCGAAATCGCAGCGAAATCGATCCTTTGACAAATCTTGCCAATCGTCGCAAATTCTCATCCACCTTCAATCCATTGCTGCAACGCGCCGAACGCTACCGTCAGCCCTGCTGTCTTGCCCTTCTCGATGTGGATGGACTCGATCGCATTAACAATCAATACGGCTATAGCACGGGCGATCGCGTCCTCGTTCGATTGGGACAATTGCTCCAGCAGCTTTTCCCAAAAGAAGAGATTGTCGCGCGATGGGGTGGCGCGGTTTTTGCGGTGGGAATGTACGGTATGACCTGTCAGGAAGGCAATCGCCGAGTTGCCGAGTTGCTCGATCTCCTGCGCCGAGAGTCCTTTCTCCCCGCCCAAGAAACGCCCTTAGCGGTGACATTTAGTGCGGGTTTGGTTGAATATCCTCGCGATGGGAAAGATCGAAGCCATTTGTATCGCGCTGCCATACAGTTATTAGAGCGGGCGAAAATAGAAGGAGGGGAGCGCATTTTGGCGAAGGATTTGTAA
- a CDS encoding response regulator, with protein sequence MLDIERIESGKVAMTPQECDAANLMRISVEAMQPLMQEASISLSVSPLSLRLFVDRDRIVQVLTNLLSNAIKFSAPGDTIELSAKRTNSPGEAEMLCFKVKDCGRGIPPDKLEKIFNRFEQVDASDSRSKGGTGLGLAVCRSIVQHHGGRIWAESTMGEGSAFFVALPVALNLVPEAKEVSAVKRVPANSNHPLILICDDDASVRAVLKNLLERQNYRAIAVESGQEALQQAAQYQPDAILLNLMMPQMNGWETLEALKAQINTKNIPAIILSGILPDAREAPPDGVDDWIVKPPDEHLLFQALERSLRKKNRQTRVLIVEDDVDLAQVLITLFERHGIETYHAQTGREAIQLSQQIMPDLLVLDLILPQYDGFAVVDWLRQHNALCYVPLVVYTSKDLEDGERERLRLGQTVFLTKGCITPEQFEQRAIALLDRVVQGKEENRNDAG encoded by the coding sequence ATGCTCGATATCGAACGGATTGAATCAGGTAAAGTTGCAATGACTCCCCAAGAGTGCGATGCGGCGAACTTAATGCGCATTTCCGTTGAGGCGATGCAACCCCTGATGCAAGAAGCCAGTATTTCCCTCTCTGTTTCCCCTCTTTCCCTTCGTTTGTTTGTCGATCGCGATCGCATCGTCCAAGTTCTCACGAATTTACTCAGTAACGCCATTAAATTTTCTGCCCCAGGGGACACAATTGAGTTGAGTGCCAAGCGAACGAACTCTCCGGGCGAAGCGGAAATGCTGTGTTTTAAAGTCAAGGATTGCGGTCGCGGCATTCCCCCAGATAAGTTAGAAAAGATATTCAACCGCTTCGAGCAAGTAGATGCGTCGGATTCTCGCAGCAAAGGCGGTACGGGGTTGGGTTTGGCAGTTTGTCGCAGCATCGTCCAACACCACGGGGGACGAATTTGGGCAGAAAGCACGATGGGGGAAGGCAGTGCGTTTTTTGTCGCCCTTCCTGTCGCCCTCAACCTCGTCCCAGAAGCAAAAGAAGTTTCGGCAGTTAAGAGGGTTCCCGCGAATTCAAACCATCCGTTAATTCTAATTTGCGATGATGATGCATCCGTGCGTGCTGTGTTAAAAAATCTGCTCGAACGACAAAATTATCGCGCGATCGCGGTCGAATCCGGTCAAGAAGCCCTGCAACAAGCCGCCCAGTATCAACCAGATGCCATTTTACTCAATCTGATGATGCCCCAAATGAATGGCTGGGAAACCCTAGAGGCACTCAAAGCACAGATTAATACCAAAAATATTCCGGCAATTATTCTCAGTGGAATTTTGCCCGATGCAAGGGAAGCACCCCCCGACGGAGTTGACGATTGGATTGTTAAACCCCCAGACGAACACTTGCTGTTCCAAGCCCTAGAACGCTCCCTGCGCAAGAAAAATCGGCAAACTCGCGTGTTAATTGTTGAAGATGATGTGGATCTCGCTCAAGTGCTAATTACCCTGTTCGAGCGCCACGGAATTGAAACCTATCACGCACAAACGGGACGGGAAGCTATTCAATTGAGTCAGCAAATCATGCCAGATTTGCTTGTTCTCGATTTAATTTTGCCACAGTACGATGGTTTTGCCGTTGTAGACTGGTTGCGTCAGCATAATGCTTTGTGTTACGTCCCTTTAGTGGTCTACACATCCAAGGATTTAGAGGATGGCGAACGAGAACGGCTGAGATTGGGACAAACGGTTTTTTTAACCAAAGGTTGCATTACCCCAGAGCAATTCGAGCAACGCGCGATCGCGCTTCTCGATCGCGTGGTGCAAGGCAAAGAGGAAAATCGCAATGACGCGGGTTAA
- a CDS encoding PAS domain-containing protein → MSRSVGQNIKVRLGAIALVPLGLLGLLLSLPERSILFEVGLFAIALFPGAIALILLTRPADWLNSAQPSQDEQLAQFRAIADSAPVLLWISDEKGDCIFFNQSWLIFTGRTLEQEQGQGWTKGIHPNDLESCLATYTTAFEKRQVFQMEYRLRRADGEYRWILDTGKPKFTSDGRFSGYISSCIDISDRREVERLKDEFISVVSHELRTPLTSILGALDLLASGVLSERPEKAQRMLQLRQKIPSVWFD, encoded by the coding sequence ATGAGTAGGAGTGTCGGGCAAAACATTAAGGTTAGATTGGGCGCGATCGCGCTCGTCCCCTTGGGATTACTGGGATTGCTGTTGTCGTTGCCAGAGCGCTCGATCCTATTTGAAGTTGGATTATTCGCGATCGCGTTATTCCCCGGCGCGATCGCGCTGATTCTCCTGACTCGCCCAGCCGATTGGCTTAATTCTGCCCAGCCCTCCCAGGACGAACAATTGGCTCAATTCCGCGCGATCGCAGACAGCGCCCCCGTTTTACTGTGGATCTCCGATGAAAAGGGCGACTGTATCTTTTTCAATCAAAGTTGGTTGATCTTCACCGGACGTACCCTCGAACAAGAACAAGGGCAAGGATGGACAAAAGGCATACATCCCAACGATCTCGAATCTTGCTTGGCAACCTACACCACCGCCTTCGAGAAACGTCAAGTATTTCAAATGGAATATCGCCTCCGGCGCGCGGATGGGGAATATCGTTGGATATTGGATACGGGAAAACCCAAATTCACCTCCGACGGTCGATTTAGCGGTTATATCAGTTCTTGCATTGATATCAGCGATCGCCGGGAAGTCGAACGACTCAAAGATGAATTTATTTCGGTAGTCAGCCACGAACTGCGCACCCCCTTGACTTCAATCCTTGGTGCCTTAGACCTCCTTGCCAGTGGCGTTCTAAGCGAACGCCCTGAAAAAGCCCAGCGAATGCTCCAATTGCGGCAAAAAATTCCGAGCGTTTGGTTCGATTAA
- a CDS encoding response regulator — translation MTRVKQILIIDDDEDIREVVQLALETLGDWTVAIACCGQDGLKIAKTQQPDAILLDVMMPDMDGVATFKRLQEQQETQHIPVILLTAKVQPNELQRFDGLGVMGAIAKPFKPVTLARQVAEILNWEDGGRLTRGNGDGETRRVGDAEMG, via the coding sequence ATGACGCGGGTTAAACAGATTTTGATTATTGACGATGACGAAGACATTCGAGAGGTCGTCCAACTCGCCCTTGAAACCCTTGGGGATTGGACTGTCGCGATCGCGTGCTGCGGTCAAGATGGATTGAAAATTGCTAAAACTCAACAACCCGATGCAATTTTGCTCGATGTGATGATGCCCGATATGGACGGCGTTGCCACCTTCAAACGCCTTCAAGAACAACAAGAAACGCAACACATTCCAGTCATTCTGCTCACGGCGAAGGTACAACCCAATGAATTGCAACGTTTCGATGGGTTAGGCGTGATGGGCGCGATCGCGAAACCCTTCAAACCCGTTACTCTTGCTCGACAGGTCGCAGAAATTTTGAACTGGGAGGACGGGGGAAGATTGACACGGGGAAACGGTGATGGGGAGACGCGGAGAGTGGGAGACGCGGAGATGGGGTGA